One window of the Pedobacter ginsengisoli genome contains the following:
- a CDS encoding NAD(P)-dependent oxidoreductase translates to MKAIFYSTKSVEKSLMLHANNQRHDLVFTTRTLSTETTSFAEGADAVVVFTNDNVTAPVIHKLAALGIRYIATRSVGIDHIDRVTAEKYEIKIANIPAYSPQAIAEHAAALALALSRHLVQASQQCQHFNFSLNNLIGFNFYGKTVGLIGLGHIGKAAIPIFKGLGCKIIGYDILPGQNLPDIEMVDLDALYKNADVISLHIPLNEQTEHIIDRTSIEKMKTGVMIINTARGSLIKTTDVLDALRTGKIGYLGLDVYENEHGLFFEDHEADQVRDPLLSELMRMPNVLITPHQAFLTTEALEEIAHQTINTLNSWEN, encoded by the coding sequence ATGAAAGCAATTTTTTACAGCACAAAATCCGTTGAGAAATCCCTGATGCTACATGCCAATAACCAAAGGCATGACCTTGTTTTTACCACACGGACATTGAGTACGGAAACCACCTCATTTGCCGAGGGGGCAGATGCAGTGGTCGTCTTCACCAATGATAACGTCACCGCACCTGTTATTCACAAGCTGGCAGCTTTAGGGATAAGGTACATTGCCACCAGATCTGTTGGAATAGATCATATTGACAGGGTCACCGCAGAAAAATATGAAATAAAGATCGCAAACATACCGGCCTACTCACCCCAGGCGATTGCTGAACATGCTGCCGCCCTTGCCCTTGCATTAAGCCGTCATCTGGTGCAGGCAAGCCAACAATGTCAACATTTTAACTTTAGCCTGAATAACTTAATTGGCTTTAATTTCTACGGAAAAACAGTAGGCTTGATTGGCCTGGGACACATCGGCAAGGCGGCAATACCAATTTTCAAGGGACTTGGGTGCAAAATTATCGGATATGATATCCTCCCCGGGCAGAATTTACCCGACATTGAGATGGTTGACCTGGATGCTCTGTATAAAAATGCTGACGTCATTTCCCTCCATATCCCGTTAAATGAACAGACCGAACACATTATTGACCGCACAAGTATCGAAAAAATGAAAACAGGCGTGATGATCATCAATACCGCACGTGGAAGTTTGATCAAAACAACAGATGTACTGGATGCCCTGAGAACTGGTAAAATCGGCTATTTAGGCCTTGACGTGTATGAAAATGAGCATGGCTTATTTTTTGAAGATCATGAAGCAGACCAGGTCAGGGATCCGCTATTGTCGGAACTGATGAGGATGCCTAATGTACTGATTACACCACATCAGGCATTTCTAACCACCGAAGCTTTGGAAGAAATAGCCCACCAAACGATAAATACCCTTAACAGCTGGGAAAATTGA